A window of the Synechococcus sp. LTW-R genome harbors these coding sequences:
- a CDS encoding glutamine synthetase III, with protein sequence MPSAERFAALQTIQRRKPAAVTKPSALHEIWADDVFTLARMKEALPRQVFKSLQKTIREGGAIDPSIADSVANAMKDWATSRGALYYSHVFYPLTNLTAEKHDGFITPKSDGRAISAFTGKLLVQGEPDGSSFPNGGLRSTFEARGYTAWDATSPAWLMRTPNGVTLCIPTVFVSWTGEALDKKTPLLRSNAAVNRQARRVLQLLGETEIAPINSSCGAEQEYFLVDNALMALRPDLQLSGRSLFGAPPAKGQQFDDHYFGAIPERVQVFMQDVEDQLYRLGVPAKTRHNEVAPGQFEIAPVHEAANVATDHQQLIMTVLKSTAKKHGFTCLLHEKPFAGVNGSGKHVNWSIGNSTQGNLLDPGSTPHENMQFLLFCGAVIRGVHQYGPLMRAAIATASNDHRLGANEAPPAIISVYLGSQLEDVFNQIKAGQLKSSATGGMMRLGIDSLPEFPKDAGDRNRTSPFAFTGNRFEFRAVGSGQSVAGPLVVLNTVLADSLAWIADQLEARTAKGESVEQASMAVLQQITKENGNVIFGGDGYSSEWHEMAVKERGLENLRTTADALPVLQRPAIRDLFSRHNVLSPVELESRFEVYSEQYCLAIEVEARLAVRIARTQLYPAVSAYLGELAGSLQEQEAIGLNPSKTIAQQISALNQQLLDRAAALETALGNAPHGAEAHMRHCADQLMVRMGELREAADALEGLVDDTAWPLPTYQEMLFVR encoded by the coding sequence ATGCCAAGCGCTGAGCGTTTTGCTGCCCTGCAGACCATTCAGCGGCGCAAGCCCGCTGCGGTGACCAAGCCTTCAGCCCTGCATGAGATCTGGGCTGATGACGTCTTCACCCTGGCTCGGATGAAGGAGGCCCTGCCTCGCCAGGTGTTCAAGTCGCTCCAGAAAACCATCCGTGAAGGTGGTGCGATCGACCCCTCCATCGCCGACTCCGTGGCGAACGCGATGAAGGACTGGGCGACCAGCCGCGGCGCCCTCTACTACTCCCACGTCTTCTATCCGCTCACCAACCTGACCGCGGAGAAGCACGACGGTTTCATCACCCCGAAGAGTGATGGCCGTGCCATCAGCGCTTTCACCGGCAAGTTGCTGGTGCAGGGTGAGCCCGACGGCTCCTCCTTCCCGAACGGTGGCCTGCGCTCCACCTTCGAGGCCCGCGGCTACACCGCCTGGGACGCCACCAGCCCGGCTTGGCTAATGCGCACCCCCAACGGGGTGACCCTCTGCATCCCCACAGTCTTCGTCTCCTGGACCGGGGAAGCCCTCGACAAGAAGACCCCACTGCTGCGCTCGAACGCAGCCGTGAACCGCCAGGCCCGCCGGGTGCTGCAACTGCTCGGTGAGACCGAGATCGCCCCGATCAACTCCAGCTGCGGGGCGGAGCAGGAGTACTTCCTGGTGGACAACGCCCTGATGGCGCTCCGCCCTGACCTGCAGCTCTCCGGTCGCAGTCTGTTTGGCGCGCCTCCGGCCAAGGGGCAGCAGTTCGACGACCACTACTTCGGCGCCATCCCCGAGCGGGTTCAGGTGTTCATGCAGGACGTCGAAGATCAGCTTTACCGCCTGGGTGTTCCCGCGAAGACTCGCCACAACGAGGTGGCCCCGGGCCAGTTCGAGATCGCTCCGGTGCACGAGGCCGCCAACGTTGCGACCGATCACCAGCAGCTGATCATGACCGTGCTCAAGAGCACGGCTAAAAAGCACGGCTTCACCTGCCTGCTGCACGAGAAGCCCTTCGCCGGCGTCAACGGCAGCGGCAAGCACGTCAACTGGTCGATCGGCAACAGCACCCAGGGCAACCTGCTGGACCCCGGCAGTACCCCCCACGAGAACATGCAGTTCCTGCTGTTCTGCGGCGCTGTCATCCGCGGCGTTCACCAGTACGGCCCGCTGATGCGCGCCGCGATTGCGACCGCCAGCAATGACCACCGCCTCGGTGCCAACGAGGCGCCTCCGGCGATCATCTCGGTCTACCTCGGTAGCCAGCTCGAGGACGTCTTCAACCAGATCAAGGCCGGTCAGCTCAAGAGCTCGGCCACCGGCGGAATGATGCGTCTGGGCATTGACAGCCTGCCGGAGTTCCCCAAGGACGCCGGCGACCGCAACCGCACCTCCCCCTTCGCCTTCACCGGCAACCGGTTCGAGTTCCGCGCCGTCGGCTCCGGCCAATCCGTGGCTGGCCCCCTGGTGGTGCTGAACACGGTTCTTGCCGATTCCCTGGCCTGGATCGCCGATCAGCTGGAGGCGCGCACCGCCAAGGGCGAGAGCGTCGAGCAGGCGAGCATGGCCGTGCTGCAGCAGATCACCAAGGAGAACGGCAACGTGATCTTTGGCGGCGACGGCTACTCCAGCGAGTGGCATGAAATGGCCGTCAAGGAGCGCGGTCTGGAGAACCTGCGCACCACCGCGGATGCTCTGCCGGTGCTGCAGCGTCCCGCCATCCGCGACCTTTTCTCCCGCCACAACGTCCTCAGCCCCGTTGAGCTGGAGAGCCGTTTCGAGGTCTACTCCGAGCAGTACTGCCTGGCGATCGAGGTGGAGGCCCGCCTGGCCGTGCGGATCGCCCGCACCCAGCTCTACCCCGCCGTCAGCGCCTACCTGGGCGAGCTGGCTGGTTCCCTGCAGGAGCAGGAGGCCATCGGTCTGAATCCCTCGAAGACGATCGCGCAGCAGATCTCTGCTCTGAACCAGCAGCTGCTGGACCGCGCCGCCGCTCTGGAGACCGCCCTGGGCAACGCGCCCCACGGCGCCGAGGCCCACATGCGCCATTGCGCCGATCAGCTGATGGTGCGCATGGGCGAGCTGCGGGAAGCCGCCGATGCCCTCGAGGGACTGGTGGATGACACCGCCTGGCCCCTGCCCACCTACCAGGAGATGCTGTTCGTCCGTTGA
- a CDS encoding pirin-like bicupin family protein translates to MPPLLRSAAERFHSQLDWLDSWHSFSFSSHYDPAWMGFGPLRVINDDVIAAGQGFGMHPHRDMEIITVMVEGELHHRDSMGHAEVLRAGEVQRMSAGTGVVHSEVNGGQAPCRLLQIWIEPATAGIAPAYEQKPFALQQGWTALIDPEAAGEAMAIHRPVRLWRAQVDAGTQLPWPASGSCASWIQIINGGLAAPQPLCRGDGLGLAAGEAPPSLEAGAAGVDLLLFELS, encoded by the coding sequence ATGCCCCCGCTGTTGCGCTCCGCAGCTGAGCGTTTTCACAGCCAGCTCGATTGGCTCGACAGCTGGCACAGCTTCTCCTTTTCCAGCCACTACGACCCGGCCTGGATGGGCTTTGGTCCCCTGCGCGTCATCAACGATGACGTGATCGCCGCGGGCCAAGGATTTGGTATGCACCCGCACCGGGACATGGAGATCATCACGGTGATGGTCGAGGGGGAGTTGCACCACCGCGATTCCATGGGCCATGCCGAGGTGCTGCGCGCCGGCGAGGTGCAGCGCATGAGCGCCGGCACCGGCGTGGTCCATAGCGAGGTCAACGGTGGGCAGGCCCCCTGCCGCCTGCTGCAGATCTGGATCGAACCGGCCACGGCCGGCATCGCCCCGGCCTACGAACAGAAACCCTTCGCCCTGCAGCAGGGCTGGACCGCCTTGATCGATCCGGAAGCCGCTGGTGAGGCGATGGCGATCCATCGGCCCGTTCGGCTCTGGCGGGCCCAGGTGGACGCCGGAACCCAACTGCCTTGGCCCGCTAGCGGCAGCTGCGCCAGTTGGATTCAGATCATCAACGGCGGCTTGGCGGCCCCCCAGCCCCTGTGCCGCGGCGATGGCCTGGGCCTGGCGGCCGGTGAGGCCCCGCCGTCCCTTGAGGCTGGAGCGGCGGGGGTGGATCTGCTGCTCTTTGAACTGAGTTAG
- a CDS encoding NADPH-dependent FMN reductase, translating into MADVLVLAASNGENLKLAERFAATARSQGRSAEVLDLTAVALPLFTPRAQEQGTPAALAALQHTLMETPRWVICAPEYNGSIPPVLTSAIAWLSVQGSDFRALFNGRPVVIATHSGGGGTTVMTALRLQLAHLGAHVVGRQLVSNKNQPAQDDSIADLLARLQTLQAPE; encoded by the coding sequence GTGGCTGACGTTCTCGTCCTGGCCGCCAGCAACGGGGAAAACCTCAAGCTGGCGGAGCGCTTTGCGGCGACCGCCCGCAGCCAAGGCCGCAGCGCTGAGGTGCTGGATCTCACCGCCGTTGCTCTGCCGCTGTTCACCCCGCGGGCCCAGGAGCAGGGCACTCCGGCTGCCCTTGCGGCGCTGCAGCATACGCTGATGGAGACCCCGCGCTGGGTGATCTGCGCCCCGGAATACAACGGTTCGATACCGCCGGTGCTCACCAGCGCCATTGCTTGGCTCTCGGTCCAGGGCAGCGACTTCCGTGCCCTCTTCAATGGCCGGCCGGTGGTGATCGCCACCCACTCCGGCGGCGGTGGCACCACGGTCATGACCGCCCTGCGCCTCCAGCTGGCGCACTTAGGAGCCCACGTCGTTGGTCGTCAGCTGGTCAGCAACAAGAACCAGCCAGCTCAAGACGACAGCATTGCGGACCTGCTCGCCAGACTGCAGACGCTTCAAGCCCCTGAGTGA
- a CDS encoding FAD/NAD(P)-binding oxidoreductase, translating into MGHHQVLIVGGGAAGITVAARLKKARPALDIAILEPSSDHYYQPGWTLVGGGVFSLEQTRRNEASLIPAGVSWIRESVAGFAPESNSVSTSGGQTISYDALVVATGMKLNWDAIKGLPDALGKGGVCSNYSKDFAAYTWECIQNFKGGNAVFTCAPMPIKCPGAPQKIAYLADDAIKRDPAIAAKSKVIYATATPGIFGVPTYAAPLREVVARKGIDARYSHTLIEVRPASKEAVFKVSKEGEEPREEVINYELLHVTPPMAAPDVVAQSSLAAASGFVEVGKHNLQHVRFPNVFAIGDVSGMPNSKTAAAVRGQAPVLVTNLLAQLEGGQGQGSYDGYSCCPLITGYGKTIMAEFNYEQQPVPSFPLDPTKERWSMWVMKTAVLPWVYWNRMLKGGDHERRFIPGVK; encoded by the coding sequence ATGGGCCATCACCAGGTATTGATCGTGGGCGGCGGTGCCGCCGGAATCACCGTGGCGGCTCGCCTCAAGAAAGCCCGCCCGGCCTTGGATATCGCCATCCTTGAGCCTTCGAGCGATCACTACTACCAACCGGGTTGGACCCTGGTGGGTGGCGGGGTCTTCAGCCTCGAGCAGACCCGCCGCAATGAGGCCAGCCTGATCCCCGCTGGCGTCAGCTGGATCCGCGAGTCCGTCGCGGGCTTCGCTCCTGAGAGCAACAGCGTCAGCACGAGCGGCGGCCAAACCATCAGCTACGACGCGCTCGTGGTGGCCACCGGCATGAAGCTCAACTGGGACGCCATCAAGGGCCTCCCGGACGCCCTGGGCAAAGGCGGCGTCTGCAGCAACTACTCCAAGGATTTCGCGGCCTACACCTGGGAGTGCATTCAGAACTTCAAGGGCGGCAACGCGGTCTTCACCTGCGCGCCGATGCCGATCAAGTGCCCCGGTGCGCCCCAGAAGATCGCCTATCTGGCCGACGACGCCATCAAGCGTGATCCGGCTATCGCCGCCAAGAGCAAGGTCATCTACGCGACGGCCACCCCTGGCATTTTTGGCGTTCCGACCTATGCCGCCCCCCTGCGGGAGGTGGTCGCGCGGAAGGGCATCGATGCCCGCTACTCCCACACCCTGATCGAAGTCCGTCCGGCCAGCAAAGAGGCGGTCTTCAAGGTCAGCAAAGAGGGTGAGGAGCCCCGCGAGGAGGTCATCAACTACGAGCTCCTGCACGTCACCCCGCCGATGGCGGCCCCCGATGTCGTTGCCCAAAGCTCCTTGGCTGCCGCCAGTGGTTTTGTCGAGGTGGGCAAGCACAACCTCCAGCACGTTCGTTTCCCGAACGTCTTCGCCATTGGCGATGTCAGCGGGATGCCCAACTCCAAGACCGCAGCCGCGGTTCGCGGTCAGGCCCCGGTGCTGGTGACCAACCTGCTGGCCCAGCTCGAAGGCGGCCAAGGTCAGGGCTCCTACGACGGCTACAGCTGCTGCCCGCTGATCACCGGCTACGGCAAGACGATCATGGCCGAGTTCAACTACGAGCAGCAGCCCGTTCCCTCCTTCCCCCTGGATCCCACCAAGGAGCGCTGGAGCATGTGGGTCATGAAGACCGCGGTGTTGCCCTGGGTCTATTGGAACCGGATGCTGAAGGGTGGTGACCACGAGCGCCGCTTCATCCCCGGGGTGAAGTAG
- a CDS encoding rubrerythrin family protein, translated as MDHGTLQNLEAAFGGESMANRKYLFFADLAKQFGHGDLARLFRETAQQETEHAFAHFRLLHPELVVENPDALDQEAKNALLARCLELAIEGETYEYEVMYPSFAAQAQRDRDAQAVAEFNEQMDESKEHAGIFKTAARNFGLLAPVEQHHAGRYGQVLATLTGAGEEPQGADISSGRWICKVCGVIYDPAQGDPDSGIAAGTPFEAIPDDWSCPICGTRKANFIPYAG; from the coding sequence ATGGACCACGGCACCCTGCAGAACCTCGAAGCGGCCTTTGGCGGCGAGAGCATGGCCAACCGCAAATACTTGTTTTTCGCCGATCTGGCCAAGCAGTTCGGCCACGGCGACCTGGCGCGGCTGTTCCGCGAGACCGCCCAACAGGAAACCGAACACGCCTTTGCCCACTTCCGGCTGCTGCACCCCGAGCTGGTGGTGGAGAACCCAGACGCCCTGGACCAAGAAGCCAAGAACGCCCTCTTGGCGCGCTGCCTGGAACTGGCGATCGAAGGTGAGACCTACGAATACGAGGTGATGTACCCCTCATTCGCTGCCCAAGCCCAGCGGGACCGCGATGCCCAGGCCGTGGCGGAATTCAACGAGCAGATGGACGAATCCAAGGAACACGCCGGGATCTTCAAAACCGCCGCCCGCAATTTCGGCCTGCTCGCCCCCGTGGAGCAACACCACGCCGGGCGCTACGGCCAAGTCCTGGCCACCCTCACCGGGGCAGGCGAAGAACCCCAAGGCGCAGACATTTCAAGCGGCCGCTGGATCTGCAAGGTCTGCGGCGTGATCTACGACCCGGCCCAAGGGGATCCCGATTCCGGCATCGCCGCGGGCACACCGTTTGAGGCCATCCCCGACGACTGGAGCTGCCCAATCTGCGGCACCCGCAAGGCGAACTTCATCCCCTACGCGGGTTAA
- a CDS encoding glycosyltransferase family 39 protein, with amino-acid sequence MVWFVLGLGFCLRLLLAALLPPGYDEAYYVFYGRQLDLSYFDHPVAVGIWSWAGQQIGGNTLALRLPSLLSYTAALVLLADATKRWYGKSAHFWLVLLGSSCPLLFLCGGVFLLPDSPLLLGLALLLWWLSRHPQLTPTTAREALELGAIAAAITLSKYHAFIVLGSLLLASFSNPRSRQHWRQPWPYLSLLIWATLAAPLWLWNSQNDWISFAFQSGRTGASNSFVLGHSVLFLLTQLGLLFPTAGITLLSVLWPRHRGDWNDKPATPLLRMLAIPQLLVFAVLAGRMQVMASWLVPAWWVALPMASAWIASKGWASRRVRGGALFTGCTLPPLLLVAGLQMRWGILQSWLPTREDPSAQLMQPAEVRKALQSNPEIWSAVQAAEVIASHRYEIPGFLALALGEEGPGRFTTLSNDPRGFAYWPSLNPSSPSQGVLIAPVEVGSPLSKREFPAPIQAVKSLGSITVQRAGRDALELEVASFKAGPGVYPWPYRR; translated from the coding sequence ATGGTTTGGTTTGTCCTGGGACTGGGGTTCTGTCTTCGCCTTCTGCTGGCTGCACTGCTCCCACCGGGATACGACGAGGCCTACTACGTCTTCTACGGCAGACAACTTGATCTCAGCTACTTCGACCACCCCGTTGCCGTTGGGATCTGGTCCTGGGCTGGACAACAGATCGGCGGAAACACCTTGGCCCTGCGGCTGCCCTCGCTGCTGAGCTACACCGCGGCCTTGGTCCTTCTCGCCGATGCAACGAAGCGCTGGTACGGCAAGTCGGCTCACTTCTGGCTGGTGCTGCTCGGAAGCAGCTGCCCGCTGCTCTTTCTCTGCGGAGGCGTTTTCCTGCTGCCAGATAGCCCCCTGCTACTCGGCCTGGCCCTGCTGCTCTGGTGGCTGTCCCGGCACCCGCAGCTGACACCGACGACGGCCCGTGAAGCGCTTGAGCTTGGCGCGATTGCCGCAGCAATCACACTCTCGAAATATCACGCCTTCATCGTCCTTGGCTCGCTGCTTCTGGCCTCATTCAGCAACCCAAGGTCAAGGCAGCATTGGCGGCAACCCTGGCCTTACCTCAGTCTTCTGATCTGGGCCACTCTGGCTGCGCCCCTCTGGCTTTGGAATAGCCAGAACGACTGGATTTCATTCGCCTTCCAATCGGGCAGAACGGGAGCAAGCAACAGCTTCGTGCTCGGCCACTCAGTCCTCTTTCTGCTGACACAGCTCGGGCTGCTGTTCCCCACCGCCGGGATCACACTGCTTTCGGTGCTGTGGCCGAGGCATCGCGGTGACTGGAACGACAAACCGGCCACACCTCTCCTGCGGATGCTCGCGATACCGCAGCTCTTGGTCTTTGCCGTTCTGGCTGGACGCATGCAGGTGATGGCCAGCTGGCTGGTGCCCGCCTGGTGGGTCGCTCTGCCGATGGCCTCTGCCTGGATCGCATCCAAGGGTTGGGCGTCCCGCAGGGTGCGCGGCGGCGCCCTCTTCACGGGCTGCACCCTGCCGCCTCTTTTGTTGGTGGCAGGGCTGCAAATGCGATGGGGAATCCTTCAGAGCTGGCTACCAACTCGGGAGGATCCATCCGCCCAGTTGATGCAGCCCGCCGAAGTGCGAAAGGCGTTGCAGTCCAACCCGGAGATCTGGTCCGCCGTACAGGCGGCGGAGGTCATCGCCTCCCACCGCTATGAGATCCCGGGCTTTCTGGCCCTGGCGCTTGGGGAGGAGGGCCCGGGGCGTTTCACGACCTTGAGCAACGACCCGCGCGGCTTTGCCTACTGGCCCTCCCTCAACCCAAGTAGTCCAAGCCAAGGGGTTTTGATTGCACCGGTAGAAGTGGGTTCACCACTCTCCAAACGAGAATTTCCTGCTCCCATCCAAGCGGTGAAATCCCTCGGCAGTATCACCGTGCAACGCGCCGGCCGAGATGCGCTTGAGCTTGAGGTCGCCAGCTTTAAGGCGGGCCCCGGCGTCTACCCGTGGCCCTATCGGCGATAA
- a CDS encoding DUF2808 domain-containing protein, producing MRKRSTQLIKRLLPLSASCLALAAPLSAPVAYAQAGSSSGFEFRWDNSRDFRKLYYFLTLADAEARSDYYLVLGPKDRKTALLKLAISVPSYFDAKINASDVSLCTIKQGGIASKTRCLETIPATVEVAPDGTAIEIFPDRPVPTGTTIGVYMQIFNPSAGMYQFNALGQAPGAVPISGYLGSWVIEINRTGE from the coding sequence ATGCGTAAAAGATCCACCCAGTTGATCAAACGACTGCTGCCGCTCTCGGCCTCTTGCTTGGCACTTGCAGCTCCCTTGTCAGCACCAGTCGCCTACGCGCAGGCAGGCTCCAGTTCCGGCTTCGAGTTTCGCTGGGATAACTCTCGCGACTTCCGAAAGCTCTACTACTTCTTGACCCTGGCGGATGCGGAAGCTCGCTCGGATTACTACTTGGTGCTGGGTCCGAAAGACCGCAAAACCGCCCTGCTCAAGCTCGCGATTTCAGTCCCGTCCTATTTCGACGCCAAGATCAATGCTTCTGACGTGAGTCTTTGCACGATCAAGCAGGGCGGCATTGCCTCAAAGACCCGTTGTCTTGAGACCATCCCGGCGACGGTGGAGGTCGCCCCCGATGGCACCGCGATTGAGATTTTCCCCGATCGGCCTGTGCCGACCGGGACCACCATCGGCGTTTACATGCAGATCTTCAACCCGAGCGCAGGCATGTATCAGTTCAACGCCCTCGGCCAGGCTCCGGGTGCGGTTCCGATCTCTGGCTACCTCGGCAGCTGGGTGATCGAAATCAATCGTACCGGCGAGTAG
- a CDS encoding iron uptake porin, with amino-acid sequence MKLFQKLLLAPAALGLLAPVAANAADVNLSGFSAYGTEEQVTSITQFSDVQPTDWAYQALSNLIERYGCVAGYPNGTFRGNRAMTRYEAAALLNACLDRITEVTDELKRLMKEFERELAILKGRVDGLEARVGELEATQFSTTTKLEGDYYWALGGVTATGGKSNSAGTGSRDWYNKNYGALHMVYDARLNLKTSFTGKDLLYTRLRAGNFDNSPFDGKGFKLTKFDKAEATDNAIKVSRLYYRFPVGKEFKFAVGPVARNTEFLGTKPFYYKGWSGLDFFQLFGAPGTYNKATGSLVGAIWKQKVKKGQPYFTVSSSYVTSEGNDGDKGIMTAKSEASTLTQLAYNANQWKASFGWNYTQCGDDTTREGTEATMVDIPCNGIDGNIVDAKTKGNRNGFAATLAWRPKNTGLIPSISTGWGYNAYSYSTPYTGSKPAQTGAALKSSGKPNVAGNLNVMNIQSTQSWTVGLQWDDAFAKGNTGGFAIGQPTFVTSTRNGTTPFDAGYVMEGFYKFQVSDNIAVTPVLFYMSNPSSAGAGYAQTSDQGSNLGVFGGALTTRIKF; translated from the coding sequence ATGAAACTGTTCCAGAAGCTTCTTCTGGCGCCTGCAGCTCTGGGCCTTCTGGCTCCTGTCGCTGCAAACGCCGCTGACGTCAACCTCTCCGGCTTCAGTGCTTACGGCACCGAAGAGCAGGTGACTTCGATCACCCAGTTCTCCGACGTGCAGCCCACCGACTGGGCTTATCAGGCACTGAGCAACCTGATCGAGCGCTACGGCTGCGTCGCTGGCTACCCCAACGGCACCTTCCGCGGCAACCGTGCGATGACCCGCTACGAGGCGGCCGCACTGCTGAATGCTTGCCTCGATCGGATCACTGAAGTGACCGACGAGCTCAAGCGTCTGATGAAGGAATTCGAGCGCGAGCTCGCCATCCTCAAGGGCCGCGTTGACGGCCTCGAGGCCCGCGTGGGCGAACTGGAAGCAACCCAGTTCTCCACCACCACCAAGCTCGAAGGCGACTACTACTGGGCCCTGGGCGGCGTCACCGCCACCGGCGGCAAGAGCAACAGCGCTGGTACCGGCAGCCGCGACTGGTACAACAAGAACTACGGCGCCCTGCACATGGTGTACGACGCTCGCTTGAACCTCAAGACGAGCTTCACCGGCAAGGACCTGCTCTACACCCGCCTGCGCGCTGGCAACTTCGACAACAGCCCCTTCGACGGCAAAGGCTTCAAGCTGACCAAGTTTGACAAGGCCGAAGCCACCGATAACGCCATCAAGGTCAGCCGCCTCTACTACCGCTTCCCCGTCGGTAAAGAGTTCAAGTTCGCTGTTGGCCCCGTTGCTCGTAACACCGAGTTCCTGGGCACCAAGCCCTTCTATTACAAGGGTTGGTCCGGTCTGGACTTCTTCCAGCTCTTCGGTGCTCCTGGCACCTACAACAAAGCCACCGGCTCCCTGGTTGGCGCGATCTGGAAGCAGAAAGTGAAGAAGGGCCAGCCCTACTTCACCGTTTCCAGCAGCTATGTCACCTCAGAAGGCAACGACGGTGACAAAGGCATCATGACGGCCAAGAGTGAGGCCTCGACCCTGACTCAGCTGGCCTACAACGCCAATCAGTGGAAGGCCAGCTTCGGCTGGAACTACACCCAGTGCGGTGACGACACCACCCGTGAGGGCACGGAAGCCACCATGGTTGACATCCCTTGCAATGGCATCGATGGAAACATCGTTGATGCCAAAACCAAGGGCAACCGCAACGGCTTCGCCGCGACTCTTGCCTGGCGTCCGAAGAACACCGGCCTGATCCCCTCGATCAGCACCGGCTGGGGTTACAACGCTTACTCCTACAGCACCCCTTACACCGGCAGCAAGCCTGCTCAAACAGGTGCTGCTCTGAAGAGCAGCGGTAAGCCCAACGTCGCTGGCAACCTGAATGTCATGAACATTCAGTCCACCCAGTCCTGGACTGTGGGTCTGCAGTGGGATGACGCCTTCGCCAAGGGCAACACTGGTGGCTTTGCTATCGGTCAGCCCACCTTCGTGACCAGCACCCGCAACGGCACCACCCCGTTCGATGCTGGCTACGTGATGGAAGGCTTCTACAAGTTCCAGGTCAGCGACAACATCGCTGTGACCCCGGTGCTCTTCTACATGAGCAACCCCAGCTCTGCTGGTGCCGGCTACGCCCAGACCTCCGACCAAGGCTCCAACCTCGGCGTCTTCGGTGGCGCTCTGACCACCCGCATCAAGTTCTGA
- a CDS encoding response regulator transcription factor translates to MINVTAATNTARLLVVEDDDTIRETVCEALELEGFSVTPATNGQSAWDRLKKEPFELIVLDVMLPGINGLDLCRKLIELPQRPLVLMVSARDTETDRVLGLELGADDYLVKPFGIRELVARCRALLRRHQPSEQQASELKTENLSLFPAECRVCLDGLELKLSPKEFKLLELFMQHPKRVWSREQLIEQVWGFDYIGDNKTVDVHIRWLREKIEEDPSKPTKLVTVRGFGYRFG, encoded by the coding sequence ATGATCAACGTCACCGCTGCCACCAACACAGCGCGCCTGTTGGTGGTCGAAGACGACGACACCATCCGTGAGACGGTCTGCGAGGCGCTGGAGCTCGAAGGCTTTAGCGTCACTCCGGCGACCAACGGCCAGAGCGCCTGGGATCGCCTGAAGAAAGAACCGTTTGAGCTGATCGTTCTCGATGTGATGCTCCCGGGCATCAACGGCCTTGATCTCTGCCGCAAATTGATCGAACTGCCGCAGCGGCCCCTCGTGCTGATGGTCAGCGCCCGGGACACCGAAACCGATCGCGTGCTCGGGCTCGAGCTGGGGGCCGATGACTACCTAGTCAAACCCTTCGGCATCCGGGAACTGGTGGCCCGCTGCCGCGCCCTGCTCCGGCGCCATCAACCGAGTGAGCAACAGGCGAGCGAACTGAAGACGGAGAACCTGAGCCTGTTCCCGGCGGAATGCCGCGTCTGCCTGGACGGGCTCGAGCTCAAGCTCTCCCCCAAGGAGTTCAAGTTGCTCGAGCTCTTCATGCAGCACCCCAAACGGGTCTGGAGCCGCGAGCAATTGATTGAGCAGGTCTGGGGGTTCGACTACATCGGTGACAACAAAACCGTGGACGTCCACATCCGCTGGTTGCGCGAAAAGATCGAAGAGGACCCCTCCAAACCCACGAAGCTGGTGACGGTGCGGGGCTTTGGCTATCGCTTCGGATAG